A region from the Clostridia bacterium genome encodes:
- a CDS encoding Gfo/Idh/MocA family oxidoreductase produces the protein MQSSKTIRVAVIGVGSFGRNHARVYHQLQQESQKAASAPTASLPPAPAPRIELAAIVDANPERATEVAREFGAQPFTSIEQMLRATTIDAASVAVPTIAHLEAASALMNAGVDVLIEKPIAASREQADELISIAKRTGCIAQVGQLERFNPAVRATMPFITNPMFFEVHRLSIFTPRSLDVDVVLDLMIHDLDVVLSLVNSPVSEIRAVGLPVLTNKVDIANVRVQFESGCVANFTASRVSTERVRKLRFFQPHQYVSLDYSRRDVFMLTVKPIGAAASASSEFTMPDIVPSKPEVVAEEPLLAELRSFLHAVDTRTAPLVPLEDGRRALALALDVLSAIEEHSRRANLDSIIHAKA, from the coding sequence GTGCAATCATCCAAAACCATTCGCGTTGCCGTCATCGGCGTCGGCTCTTTCGGGCGCAACCACGCCCGCGTCTATCACCAGCTTCAGCAGGAGTCGCAGAAGGCCGCGTCAGCACCAACGGCATCATTACCTCCGGCACCAGCACCACGGATCGAACTTGCGGCTATTGTAGATGCCAATCCGGAGCGTGCCACCGAAGTCGCTCGCGAGTTCGGCGCACAACCGTTCACGTCCATCGAACAGATGCTTCGGGCCACGACCATCGACGCCGCCTCTGTGGCAGTGCCTACCATCGCGCACCTCGAAGCTGCCTCTGCCCTGATGAATGCCGGCGTGGACGTGCTCATCGAGAAGCCGATCGCCGCCTCGCGCGAGCAGGCGGATGAGCTCATCTCAATCGCCAAGCGCACCGGGTGCATCGCACAGGTCGGCCAGCTCGAACGCTTTAATCCAGCCGTTCGCGCAACCATGCCGTTCATCACGAATCCCATGTTTTTCGAAGTGCACCGGCTCAGCATTTTCACGCCGCGCTCACTCGACGTGGACGTTGTGCTCGACCTGATGATTCACGATCTCGACGTCGTGCTTTCGCTCGTCAACTCGCCGGTAAGCGAAATTCGCGCGGTCGGCCTGCCCGTGCTCACCAACAAGGTAGATATCGCCAATGTGCGCGTGCAGTTCGAATCCGGCTGTGTGGCGAACTTCACCGCCAGCCGCGTCAGCACGGAACGCGTACGCAAGCTGCGCTTCTTCCAGCCCCATCAGTATGTCTCGCTCGACTACTCGCGCCGCGATGTGTTCATGCTCACAGTGAAGCCCATCGGTGCAGCAGCTTCCGCATCGTCGGAATTCACCATGCCCGACATTGTCCCGTCCAAGCCTGAGGTTGTCGCCGAAGAGCCGCTGCTTGCCGAACTACGCAGCTTCCTGCACGCGGTCGATACGCGAACAGCGCCCCTTGTTCCTCTGGAAGATGGACGTCGCGCACTGGCCCTTGCGCTCGACGTGCTCTCGGCCATTGAGGAACATAGCCGTAGAGCTAATCTCGATTCAATCATTCACGCGAAGGCTTGA